In Erinaceus europaeus chromosome 10, mEriEur2.1, whole genome shotgun sequence, one DNA window encodes the following:
- the SPAG8 gene encoding sperm-associated antigen 8, translating to METDAEAESPSEPLGVQPSSSGRESTSGPFPSLDGVSTSSRAVETTATVTPAAATPDTKTAAVATDAPVLCPEPSLGDSSSETLEDPYPSSHFAHKIDQEGLDVEPTHHSSFARGQDTTNVHSSRPGAVPASSSDLYQDRAPDTGHVLGCVSDPKICLRAKMCSNYVCCHRCCHCKPQKQPPWKDLQVSEPGNRGLWRPPEAEEECELLSKTLPRGQCLLYNWEEERATNHLDQVPSMHDGSESYFFRHGHQRLLTLQPELPMPVSTTQRDSYQPPRNHYYPLRGKREAMMEMLLSDQICKEVLAEQEPTKKLFEVESVTHHDYRKELAGAGPPAPTKPHDYRQEQPETFWRQKAPQLPGVSYIRTLDTPFRKNCSFSTPVPLSLGQPLPYEPEDYYHPLGETSSLACHGGGQGRTTPT from the exons ATGGAGACCGACGCTGAAGCTGAATCACCGTCGGA ACCACTAGGTGTACAGCCCAGTTCCAGTGGGCGAGAGTCCACTTCTGGGCCATTCCCTTCTTTGGATGGGGTTTCCACATCTTCGCGGGCAGTGGAAACCACAGCAACTGTCACACCTGCAGCAGCCACCCCAGACACCAAAACAGCTGCGGTAGCTACAGACGCCCCAGTGCTCTGCCCTGAACCCAGCCTCGGAGACTCCTCCTCTGAAACGCTCGAGGATCCTTACCCTAGTTCCCACTTTGCCCACAAGATAGACCAGGAGGGCCTTGACGTTGAACCTACCCACCATTCCAGTTTTGCCCGTGGTCAAGACACTACAAATGTCCATAGCTCTAGGCCTGGCGCTGTTCCTGCCTCTAGTTCTGATCTGTACCAGGACCGTGCCCCTGACACTGGGCATGTTCTCGGCTGTGTCTCTGACCCCAAGATATGCCTCAGGGCAAAGATGTGCTCTAATTATGTTTGCTGCCATCGCTGCTGTCACTGCAAGCCTCAGAAACAGCCCCCCTGGAAAGATCTGCAAGTTTCAGAACCTGGGAACCGAGGGCTATGGAGGCCTCCTGAAGCTGAAGAGGAATGTGAGCTCCTCAGTAAAACACTGCCACGGGGCCAGTGTCTTCTCTACAACTGGGAGGAGGAG AGAGCCACCAACCACCTGGATCAAGTTCCAAGCATGCACGATGGGTCCGAGAGCTACTTCTTCCGGCACGGACACCAGCGACTGCTGACCCTGCAGCCAGAGTTACCCATGCCTGTCAGCACCACCCAGAGAGACTCCTACCAGCCCCCGAGAAACCACTATTATCCACTCAGAG GGAAGCGTGAAGCCATGATGGAGATGCTTCTGAGCGACCAGATCTG TAAAGAGGTGCTGGCAGAACAGGAACCTACAAAGAAGCTCTTTGAGGTTGAATCTGTGACACACCATGACTACCGAAAGGAGCTGGCAGGAGCAGGGCCTCCTGCCCCAACAAAG cCTCATGACTACCGTCAGGAGCAGCCTGAAACTTTCTGGAGACAGAAGGCCCCGCAGCTACCG GGTGTCAGTTACATCAGGACACTGGACACACCATTCCGGAAGAACTGCAGCTTCTCAACACCAGTGCCGTTGTCTCTGGGACAGCCTTTGCCCTATGAACCTGAGGATTATTATCACCCATTGGGAGAAACATCTTCCCTTGCCTGCCACGGAGGAGGGCAGGGTAGAACTACTCCTACCTAA
- the HINT2 gene encoding adenosine 5'-monophosphoramidase HINT2 isoform X2 codes for MAAAVVLAAGLRVARRAVTASRPWAAQVRRAAGVTDGNEVAKAQKAAPGGATPTIFSKILDRSLPADILYEDQQCLVFRDVAPQAPVHFLVIPKKPIPRISQAEEEDQQLLGHLLLVAKKTAKTQGLGDGYRLVINDGKLGAQSVYHLHIHVLGGRQLQWPPG; via the exons ATGGCGGCGGCGGTAGTGTTGGCCGCCGGGCTGCGCGTGGCGCGTCGTGCAGTGACGGCCTCGCGGCCTTGGGCGGCGCAG GTCCggagagctgcaggtgtgacTGATGGGAATGAAGTGGCCAAAGCCCAGAAGGCAGCTCCTGGGGGTGCAACCCCAACCATCTTCTCCAAAATCCTGGATCGAAGTCTCCCAGCTGACATTCTGTATGAGGACCAGCAG TGCCTTGTATTTCGTGACGTGGCTCCCCAGGCTCCTGTACACTTTCTGGTCATTCCTAAGAAGCCCATTCCTCGGATTAGCCAGGCCGAAGAAGAagaccagcag CTTCTAGGACACCTGCTCCTTGTGGCCAAGAAGACAGCAAAGACTCAGGGGCTAGGCGATGGCTACCGGCTTG TGATCAACGATGGGAAGCTGGGAGCACAGTCTGTGTATCACCTACACATTCATGTACTTGGGGGCCGACAGCTCCAATGGCCTCCAGGTTGA
- the HINT2 gene encoding adenosine 5'-monophosphoramidase HINT2 isoform X1 has protein sequence MAAAVVLAAGLRVARRAVTASRPWAAQVRRAAGVTDGNEVAKAQKAAPGGATPTIFSKILDRSLPADILYEDQQCLVFRDVAPQAPVHFLVIPKKPIPRISQAEEEDQQLLGHLLLVAKKTAKTQGLGDGYRLGDDQRWEAGSTVCVSPTHSCTWGPTAPMASRLKLSTDQGPQT, from the exons ATGGCGGCGGCGGTAGTGTTGGCCGCCGGGCTGCGCGTGGCGCGTCGTGCAGTGACGGCCTCGCGGCCTTGGGCGGCGCAG GTCCggagagctgcaggtgtgacTGATGGGAATGAAGTGGCCAAAGCCCAGAAGGCAGCTCCTGGGGGTGCAACCCCAACCATCTTCTCCAAAATCCTGGATCGAAGTCTCCCAGCTGACATTCTGTATGAGGACCAGCAG TGCCTTGTATTTCGTGACGTGGCTCCCCAGGCTCCTGTACACTTTCTGGTCATTCCTAAGAAGCCCATTCCTCGGATTAGCCAGGCCGAAGAAGAagaccagcag CTTCTAGGACACCTGCTCCTTGTGGCCAAGAAGACAGCAAAGACTCAGGGGCTAGGCGATGGCTACCGGCTTGGTGA TGATCAACGATGGGAAGCTGGGAGCACAGTCTGTGTATCACCTACACATTCATGTACTTGGGGGCCGACAGCTCCAATGGCCTCCAGGTTGAAGCTATCAACTGACCAAGGACCCCAGACCTAG